One part of the Sardina pilchardus chromosome 5, fSarPil1.1, whole genome shotgun sequence genome encodes these proteins:
- the LOC134080320 gene encoding potassium channel subfamily K member 4: protein MRCSTLLTIFTGVLLYLVLGALVFRALEMPYEEDLYVKLQHTRDVYLNNYSCISPEVLQTLIEEVADALGGGADPTVNGTFTSSWDISSALFFCGTIVTTIGYGNISPKTDGGKLFCIFYALVGIPMFGILLAGVGDHLGTALRNAVAKVEMLFLKWKVSPTIIRVITAVLSILLGVALFVALPIIVFQEVEQWTLLDSAYFVVITLTTVGFGDYVAGDSGIEGSDHWYKPLVWFWILLGLAYFASILAMIANWLRVFFKKTRAEMEELRARAAALDMPNMPNMPNMNMPNMSMDFRMPNMDDPFRRSRRKRRRGHRSHGHSGSGTAGTGEDRKPRENGQPHSESGSSFSSYSSDESESGTESGSEATETDRVPSGDVEKGNQQPLPPDPVICPPSLDWENLAFIDESSDAVSGKVHLDSLADATQPNAIPAPRKPKKRRARRHAPKSPKTSPTKPDKKEPNGDVGPPNHPPPAPPKP, encoded by the exons ATGCGCTGCTCAACCCTCCTGACCATCTTCACTGGGGTGCTGCTCTACCTGGTGCTGGGGGCCCTGGTGTTCCGCGCTCTTGAAATGCCATACGAGGAGGACCTCTACGTCAAGCTCCAACACACGCGGGATGTATACCTTAACAACTACTCATGCATCTCCCCGGAGGTTCTGCAAACCCTCATTGAG GAGGTGGCAGATGCCCTTGGGGGTGGCGCAGATCCGACTGTCAATGGCACCTTTACCAGCAGCTGGGATATATCCAGCGCCCTCTTCTTCTGTGGCACCATCGTCACTACCATCG GGTACGGGAACATCTCCCCAAAAACAGATGGAGGAAAACTCTTCTGTATTTTCTATGCTCTGGTGGGGATTCCCATGTTTGGTATTCTCCTGGCTGGAGTTGGTGATCACCTTGGGACTGCACTGAGAAATGCTGTTGCCAAAGTAGAGATGCTTTTTTTG AAATGGAAGGTGAGCCCAACTATAATCCGCGTCATCACAGCAGTGCTGTCTATCCTGCTTGGAGTGGCCCTCTTCGTTGCTTTACCCATCATAGTGTTTCAGGAGGTGGAACAGTGGACGTTACTTGATTCAGCTTATTTTGTGGTCATCACACTCACAACTGTGGGCTTTGGAGACTATGTTGCAg gtgATTCAGGGATTGAGGGGAGTGACCATTGGTACAAGCCTCTAGTGTGGTTCTGGATTCTCCTTGGCTTGGCCTACTTTGCCTCCATCCTTGCCATGATTGCGAATTGGTTACGGGTGTTTTTCAAGAAGACTAGAGCTGAG ATGGAGGAACTCAGAGCTAGAGCTGCAGCCTTGGATATGCCGAACATGCCGAACATGCCAAACATGAATATGCCGAACATGTCCATGGACTTCCGCATGCCGAACATGGATGACCCATTCAGGCGTTCCAGGCGCAAGCGACGGCGCGGCCATCGCAGCCACGGCCACAGCGGATCTGGCACTGCCGGAACAGGGGAGGATAGGAAACCCCGAGAGAATGGGCAGCCTCACAGCGAGTCCggctcctccttttcctcctactcctccGACGAGTCTGAGTCTGGGACGGAGAGTGGCTCGGAAGCAACGGAGACAGATCGCGTGCCCAGCGGCGATGTAGAGAAGGGGAACCAACAACCACTGCCACCGGATCCAGTCATCTGCCCCCCAAGTCTGGACTGGGAAAATCTGGCGTTCATCGATGAGTCCTCTGACGCAGTGAGCGGGAAGGTTCATTTGGACTCTCTGGCTGACGCCACCCAGCCCAATGCCATCCCCGCACCACGGAAGCCAAAGAAGAGGCGAGCCAGGCGGCATGCACCTAAGAGCCCAAAGACAAGTCCTACCAAGCCAGACAAGAAAGAGCCTAATGGGGATGTAGGCCCCCCAAATCAcccccctcctgctcctccaaaGCCTTAA